The Cognaticolwellia beringensis genome segment TAGTAATTAATAATTTAAATCCAGTACAAATTGTTTGTAAATTGGCTATAAGGTTAATTATTGTTCAAGGTTAAAGGTAATATCAAAGTTCAAGCATTTGTCCATTATGAATAGTTTAAATAGGCTCTCAGAAGCCATAATTTTTAGTTTGCAGGATTATATTAATAAACGTGGGTTTCGTGCATTAATACACTTTGAACTAGAAGGGTGTTATCAAAAACCTATTGGTAAGAAAATAGATTATAAGCAAGTGAATACACAATTATTAGCGCTGGGAATTGACGGCGAGTTGGTTGCTGAATATTGGAGTAACCAGTGGGAGTATGTTTCAATTTTTAATGGCCAAAGTCCATTAAAAGAAGCGCAAAACTTGCATCGTGCTATTTATTTACTGCCAAAACTTTTTGCTGAACAAGGGGTGACAAAAACCCTGATAAAGCCTGTGGTTTGGGCTGGTGATTATGGCAAGTTAGCTGCTGGCTGCGAAAATATTTTTAGTGGCGAACATCGTGCTGTGCACATACCGAACGCGGTACAAATTAATGTTAGTGTACAGGATTTAATCGGCAATAATTTACTTGTTTCGAGTAGTTTTGCTGAATGTTTGCAGCAGAATTTTTTACGCACAAGTTTAGCTTGCTGCTTAATTTATTTACCCGAAGAAGAAGCTTTTGAGCGTTTAGCGTTAAAGTCGAAATATGGCTTAGCAGAAGAGTTGTGTTCGCCAGTAGATATTTCCGGCGGTCATCAAGGCAGTATTGCGTTATATCGAGATATTGGTAAACACAATCAAAAAATGGGTGTTGAACCATTAATATATGATGATAAAAATAATGTCATTATCAGCGAAAATAATTGGCATAAAACAAGCCGTATTGAGCATAGGTTAGGTGCGTCAAGCGAGCATTATAACCCTTATTTGAACGTGATTTTCGCCTTGTTGAACGTGATTGACGCTATTGATGATGGAGAGCATAACGAACACGTGAAGAGCGAAGAGTATGGGCAATTACCCAGCTCGTTACATGACCAACAGCATAATGCAGGTGCGATTACATTATTTGCCAATAATGACTGGTTCAGCCGAAGTATTGATAAAGCGCTCAGTGCGACAAACGATCAAAGCGAAAATAATACTCAGACAAGCACTGGGCAATTATTAAAAGATAATTATTTAAAACAATTTCAACGGCCAGGTATTATATTTTAAAGCTTTAGCTTTTACTTACTTCGCCAAACTATAATAATATTTAGTGAATAACGCATGATAAATCAATTAAATACGCCAACACTTGATGGCAATTCGACAGCAGAAAAGCGAGAAGAGTTAACCGCGTACTTTAAAAATACTTGGTCGACCTATGAGTCATTGTTCTCTCTTATTAATAATGACGACGCTTACTTTTTAAGACCAGAGTCGCTAAGGCATCCGTTGGTTTTTTATTTTGGTCATACTGCGACTTTCTATGTCAATAAATTGATGCTAGGAAAATACATCAATCAACGCATTAACAGCCGATTAGAGGCTATTTGTGCCGTTGGTGTGGATGAAATGAGTTGGGATGACCTCAATAGTGAGCATTATGACTGGCCAAGCGTTGATGAAGTTAGATCTTATCGTGAACAAGTATATAACCTAGTATTAAATTTGATTGGCACCATGGAGTTGAGTTTGCCTATCAAGCAAGACTCGCTAGCGTGGATCATTTTGATGGGCTGTGAGCACGAGCGCATTCACCTTGAGACATCATCGGTTATTATGCGTATGTTGCCATTAAAATGGCTAACAAATACTGAACAATGGCAGCCTTGCTTACATTCATCGGCGGCACCAGAAAACGAATTAATTCAGGTTAAGTCTCAAACCTTATCATTGGGCAAAAAAGCACAAGACAATACTTTTGGTTGGGACAATGAATATGGACACCAATCGGTAGATGTTGACGACTTTAGTGCGGCTAAATTTTTAGTCTCTAACCATGAGTACATGGGTTTTGTTGAGGCGGGCGGTTATCAGTCAAAGCAGTTTTGGTGCCAAGAAGGCCTTGCATGGTTGGAGTTTACTCAAGCTAAAATGCCAAGGTTTTGGTCTTGTCGTGCTGGCCAATATTATCAGCGCAATTTAACAAGCGAAATGCCATTGCCATTAGACTGGCCAGTAGAAGTTAATTGTTTAGAAGCGCAAGCGTTCTGCCAGTGGCGACAAGAAAGCACGACAGGTTTTACGCGTTTGCCCACTGAAGCACAATGGTATTGTCTTAGAGAGCATGTTGCTGGTGATCAACACCAGTGGCAAGAGGTGCCAGGTAATATTAATTTAGCCTACTATGCCTCTTCGTGCCCAGTTAACCAGCACCAAAATGGCGATTTCTTCGACGTTATTGGTAATACTTGGCAGTGGACTGAGTCAGCAATTGATGGTTTCGCTGGTTTTAATGTTCACCCATTATACGATGACTTTTCGACACCAACTTTTGACGGTAAACATAATCTAATCAAAGGTGGATCTTGGATCTCTACAGGTAATGAAACTTTAGCCTCTTCGCGTTATGCCTTTCGCCGACATTTTTATCAACATGCAGGTTTTCGTTATGTCGTGAGTAAACTACCCAATAATTCACCAGTAATGGTTAATAAATATGAAACAAGTAAAGACATTTGTCAGCAACTTGAGTGCTATTTTGGCGCGAATACCTTGGGGTACCAAAATTACGGCCAGCAAATAGCACAACAAGTGGCAAGTGTAATAGCGGCTGAAAATGGCACCACAGAGCGTTTACTTAACTTAGGTTGTAGCGTTGGACGCGTAGCATTTGAACTTAGCCAGCATTTTCAACATATAGATGCTGTAGATTTCTCAGCGCGCACTATTCAATATGGCGTGCAATTGCAAACTGGGGCAAGTGTTCGTTATACCAACACTATTGAAGGCGATATTTGTCAATATAATGAAATAACTTTGGCTGACAAGGTTAATAAGGTAAATGCTAAGCGGATATTATTTAGTCAAGCTGATGGCTGTAATCTTAAAGATAATTTTGATCACTATGACGTTATTTTGATTCAGCATGCTTTGGAACAAAGCTATGATCCTAGGCGCTTATTGGCTAATGCCGTTAGTCGGCTGAACCCGTCAGGCATACTGATCATTCTTTCTGATTACAACTATAAGTTGCAGACAACAGAAAAATCTAAATGGCTCAGTGGTATGAAAGTTAATGGCGAAAATTTATCAGGTATTGATGGGTTGACCCACCAGCTTAATGCTGACTTTGAAGCGGTTTCGATAAAGGAGTTAACGCGAGTTGTTACCGATTCAGCGCGTAATTTTAATTTATCTCACTGTCAGCTCAGTGTTTGGCGAGCTAAATAAGTTGACTACCTATATGCGCATCAACATGATCATTGACTTAATAATGGAGATCTAGTCGATGCCTACTTACATATTGCCCAAGCACATTGCTTTTAGTCAGAGCCTAGCAAGCTATATTAACTACAATTTAAGTGATTCGACTGCACAAGCTTTGACGCTTGAACAATTATGTCGGCTAAGTACTGATAGTTTTGATCCTGATACTGATACTGATACTGCTCGAATTGCTGGCATTAGTAGCACACTTTTGCAGTATTCGCCGGTGCAAGGCGATGTGTTTTTACGGCAAGAAATAGTTAACTTTCATCAAAATTTAAACTGCCATAGCCGAATAATCGATGCTGCAAGCGCCGTAACATTTTGCGGTGCACAGGAAGCACTTTCGGCCATTTATCATTCTGTGTTAAGTGCTGGCGACGAAATTATTATCCTAACACCAAGTTATCCTTCTTTGGTGAACATGGCAGAGTCGATAGGGGTTACTGTTAGAGAAATCGCGCTTTGTGCTGAAAATAACTGGCAAGTTAACATTGAAGACTTTAATCAACTCGTGAATGAGAAAACCCGGCTTATTGTGCTTAATTCTCCGCATAACCCAACCGGCAGTACTATTGATACCAATCTCGCCAATCAAATATTGCAATTGGCACAGCAATATCATTGTTATTTGTTAAGTGACGATGTTTCGCAAGCAAGCAATTACCACAGTTTAGCTTTAGCGCATCGTTATTTAGATTACCCAAAAAGTATTGTGGTTGGTGTTATGTCTAAAAGCTTAGGCTTAGCGGGAGTTCGTATTGGTTGGGCTATTACGACTAATAATACTTTACGGCATAGTCTCATTGCTATTAAAGCGGTTAATTCTATTTGCTGCTCTAAAATAGATGAAAAATTAGCATGTTTGGCATTAAAAAGTAGTAAAGAAATTTTAGCTCTCAACAATCAAATTATTCTCGACAATATTGCGCTTTTCTCGGCACTTATTGCCAGACATCCAGAAAAATTAAGTTGGCAAGCACCTCAGGCTGGGATCCTTGCGCTAGTAGAGGTTAAAAATATTACCTCAATAACTTCTTGGTCACAAAAACTTGCCAAGCAAAGTGGAATTTTAGCGTTGCCAAGTGAGTTGTTCGGGCTTAAGGGGAATTACTTTCGTTTAGGGTTAGGCCAAAGGAGTTTTGCTAAAACATTGGAAGTATTTGAACGTTTCTTACTAGAAAACTAATCTGAGTTTAATTCTTGTTATCTGTTAATATTTAGAATTCATATTTACTCTATATCATATCTATATAAAGTAAATAAGTTGCATTTTATCCCGAACTTTAACCTGTATAATTTCGTCATAAATACCAGTTTACGCTAGGTTTTGTTGATATTAACTTACCGATACAAGTAAACAGTTAGGTTAATTTTTACCGTACTTATGCCATTATAGTACGTAGAAAAAGATCATAAAAAAATGACAAACAGCGGCTAAAAACACAAAGAAATGCCAAATTGCATGGCTGTACTTTTTATTTTTTCTGACATAAAAAATAGTACCCAAACCATATATAATTCCACCCAAGGCGAGTAAAAACATACCTTCAGGCGCCAGTTTATCGTTTAATTTATGTATAAATGTTAGCGAGATTAAGCCTAGACCTAAATAAGTTGAGAGTGATAATTTTTTATATTTATTACCAAACTTAACCTTAAAAGCGATACCTAAAATAGCTAAGCCCCATATAATGGCTAATATAGGAGGGCCTATGTCATCAGCTAATGTCACTAGCATTAGCGGGGTATATGTTCCGGCAATCAATAGATAAATAGCACAATGGTCGAGTAACTTGAAGATGCTTTTGGCCCTTTCATGCAATAACGCATGATAAAGCGTAGAAGCGCTAAATAGCAAAACTAAGCTAGCGCCATAAATGCTAAAACTGACCACCTTAACTACGTCAAGTTGTATCCAGGCTAAAGTCACTAATAATGTTAAGCCAGCGACGCTAAGTAATGCTGCTAGCCCATGACTCACTGCATTGATGATTTCTTCCGCTACGCCGTATTCTTGAGTTTGCACGTTATATATTCCTATTTCAGTGTACACCTGTACGCCGAGTATAATAGCAAACCATAGCTTTGAATACTAGTGGTCTGACCTTTGTGGTGTTTTCGATGTAAAAGTGGATAGCAATGATATTATCGATGAGAAATAAAGGCTGATAAAATCTGACTTATATTATTGAATTATTGAATGTATAAAAGCAGATAGTCACAATATAACGCGCGCTTAGCACAAGGGGGTACGGAGAACTGTAGAGTTTAGTTTTATTTTTTAGAATGACCTGAAATTTGAGTTTTT includes the following:
- the ovoA gene encoding 5-histidylcysteine sulfoxide synthase, with translation MINQLNTPTLDGNSTAEKREELTAYFKNTWSTYESLFSLINNDDAYFLRPESLRHPLVFYFGHTATFYVNKLMLGKYINQRINSRLEAICAVGVDEMSWDDLNSEHYDWPSVDEVRSYREQVYNLVLNLIGTMELSLPIKQDSLAWIILMGCEHERIHLETSSVIMRMLPLKWLTNTEQWQPCLHSSAAPENELIQVKSQTLSLGKKAQDNTFGWDNEYGHQSVDVDDFSAAKFLVSNHEYMGFVEAGGYQSKQFWCQEGLAWLEFTQAKMPRFWSCRAGQYYQRNLTSEMPLPLDWPVEVNCLEAQAFCQWRQESTTGFTRLPTEAQWYCLREHVAGDQHQWQEVPGNINLAYYASSCPVNQHQNGDFFDVIGNTWQWTESAIDGFAGFNVHPLYDDFSTPTFDGKHNLIKGGSWISTGNETLASSRYAFRRHFYQHAGFRYVVSKLPNNSPVMVNKYETSKDICQQLECYFGANTLGYQNYGQQIAQQVASVIAAENGTTERLLNLGCSVGRVAFELSQHFQHIDAVDFSARTIQYGVQLQTGASVRYTNTIEGDICQYNEITLADKVNKVNAKRILFSQADGCNLKDNFDHYDVILIQHALEQSYDPRRLLANAVSRLNPSGILIILSDYNYKLQTTEKSKWLSGMKVNGENLSGIDGLTHQLNADFEAVSIKELTRVVTDSARNFNLSHCQLSVWRAK
- the trhA gene encoding PAQR family membrane homeostasis protein TrhA, whose product is MQTQEYGVAEEIINAVSHGLAALLSVAGLTLLVTLAWIQLDVVKVVSFSIYGASLVLLFSASTLYHALLHERAKSIFKLLDHCAIYLLIAGTYTPLMLVTLADDIGPPILAIIWGLAILGIAFKVKFGNKYKKLSLSTYLGLGLISLTFIHKLNDKLAPEGMFLLALGGIIYGLGTIFYVRKNKKYSHAIWHFFVFLAAVCHFFMIFFYVL
- a CDS encoding aminotransferase class I/II-fold pyridoxal phosphate-dependent enzyme — protein: MPTYILPKHIAFSQSLASYINYNLSDSTAQALTLEQLCRLSTDSFDPDTDTDTARIAGISSTLLQYSPVQGDVFLRQEIVNFHQNLNCHSRIIDAASAVTFCGAQEALSAIYHSVLSAGDEIIILTPSYPSLVNMAESIGVTVREIALCAENNWQVNIEDFNQLVNEKTRLIVLNSPHNPTGSTIDTNLANQILQLAQQYHCYLLSDDVSQASNYHSLALAHRYLDYPKSIVVGVMSKSLGLAGVRIGWAITTNNTLRHSLIAIKAVNSICCSKIDEKLACLALKSSKEILALNNQIILDNIALFSALIARHPEKLSWQAPQAGILALVEVKNITSITSWSQKLAKQSGILALPSELFGLKGNYFRLGLGQRSFAKTLEVFERFLLEN